The following coding sequences lie in one Anticarsia gemmatalis isolate Benzon Research Colony breed Stoneville strain chromosome 16, ilAntGemm2 primary, whole genome shotgun sequence genomic window:
- the LOC142979648 gene encoding trifunctional nucleotide phosphoesterase protein YfkN-like produces MKLLLTTVLAVAALSSCSIVKPSGDNFELLILHNNDMHARFEQTSQRSGACTTADREAGKCYGGFPRVAHVVKEARRAAQTGEGPPVLYLNAGDTYTGTAWFTIYKWKIAAEFVNALQPDAVSLGNNEVEQDSSVSPLLKNINTQILASNVILKATEEMKNVQKSIVFDLQGVKVGVIGYLTPEAGILDSSGNVEYIDEILALTEEVAKLQTQSVNIIIALGHSTVAKDMEIAKEVVGLDMIIAGNKNTFYWDGRTVSNDEEHIIVTQESGKKVPIILSTAYDKYLGSVKVKFDADGEIVEYNDSPILLDSTVTQDLPSLDLIKKYNSEFATRSEVLGNTAVVLDAESCSLQECNFGNFVTDAIMYYYATRHAGDNWTDAPIAIIHSGAIGASIAPTNRPAAVTTADVLSALPIESNLVAVTMNGRILTQVLEHSVSDYNQNQPTGQFLQFSGIRAEFDLEKEPGSRLVNAVVRCWECFVPEFYTIDEWRNYKVLMPAALANGQFGYSMLVGLTREVLVYDEVTCTSEFITLRTPVYPEVAGRISLGNHELDNGVSGLTPFIEALTCPVLAANLNLARVPELLVERNLMDSIVFDINGTRIGVIGYLTPDTQFLAIRNDIKYIEEVTAIKKEAAKLKNRGVNILIALGHSGFTKDLEIAEKVEDIDLVIGGHTNTFLWNGTSPDIETPEGPYPTLVKQKSGRFVPAVQAYAYTKYLGKLHIIFDSQGEIVSFNGNPILLDKSIPQDPSVLEIVNRYRADIRLITEQVVGTTPVVLDGDTCRLRECNMGNLITDAMVERYAADYNGTGWTDAPIAIMQGGGIRSSIAHIILPANITKGDLLRVMPFDGNLVKLTLNGRAVRKMLEHSVAKYYPARPPGPFLQMSGIKVEYDFRNYPGLRVVDVHMRCGNCLNPEYSVLNYTAEYNILMPAFLAMGGDGYSSLGNHEFDNGVSGLTPFIENLTCPVLTANLVLTKVPELAKETNLKKSIVLEVAGHKIGIVGYLTPDTKVLAVPNDVEYSDEIEAIKKEVKKLQEDGISIIIGLGHSGFLKDLEIAKEVDGIDLVIGGHTNTFLWNGTSPDSEEAQGPYPTYVTQASGRRVPVVQAYAYTKYLGKLHIIFDANGEIISIDGIPILLDNSIPQDPDVVRIINKYRDGVLNITEDVLGYTSVILDGSSCHIRECNLGNLITDAMVFRYAVDYTGEHWTDAPIALIQGGGIRSSVAHAKMPANITKGDLLTVMPFDGQAVAVTMNGSILLQMIEHSCLGNHEFDEAVDGVIPFIRNLSAPVLAANLILDKVPALRNEPNLYNSIVITKNRVKIGIIGYLTPETKYLAPRNDVEYEDEIPALRREVKKLKEQDVNILIALGHSGFVKDLKIAQEVEDLDLVIGGHSNTFLLNNITTTEMPEERQGPYPVEVTQADGRIVRVVQAYAYTKYMGKLHLIFDSQGEIIECDGDPILLNQDIPRDPELLVTINKYREDMDRISNEVVGQSYVFLEGDCRLRECNLGDLIADAMLNYTREKYQDQYPDVNIALVQGGRIRSSIDHSASGTPFSLTRGDWITVLPFSDTLAIVTMNGTVLKQSLEHSVSTWRVVDSTGQFQQFSGMQVAYDLAKPVGSRVVKAKAVCSNCGDYTLQDIQDDYEYKMMMPSFLANGGDGYTMFTELFKETLVYNELNCVLHYIGKYSPINQQLDGRIKILNEDKVQASEITSENQGRGFPSSGVVIQNSLKWYYVLIIVLVSYKYSFVLL; encoded by the exons AAGCTCCTCCTCACGACAGTCCTGGCGGTGGCAGCACTATCATCATGCAGCATAGTGAAGCCTTCGGGAGACAACTTCGAGCTGCTGATCCTTCACAACAATGACATGCACGCGAGGTTTGAACAGACGTCGCAGCGAAGCGGAGCTTGTACCACGGCTGATAGAGAGGCCGGGAAGTGCTATGGAGGATTCCCTAGAGTCGCTCATGT AGTGAAAGAAGCGCGTAGAGCAGCCCAGACCGGAGAAGGACCTCCAGTCTTGTACCTCAACGCCGGAGACACGTACACGGGAACAGCGTGGTTCACCATTTATAAATGGAAGATAGCCGCGGAATTCGTCAACGCTCTCCAACCCGATGCCGTC TCCCTTGGCAACAACGAAGTTGAACAAGACAGCAGTGTCTCACCTTTACTTAAGAATATTAACACTCAGATTCTTGCCAGCAACGTTATTTTAAAGGCTACAGAAGAGATGAAGAACGTTCAAAAATCTATTGTATTTGACCTTCAAGGCGTCAAAGTCGGTGTTATAGGCTACCTTACACCAGAAGCTGGAATTTTAGACAGCTCCGGCAATGTTGAATACATTGATGAAATACTGGCTCTTACGGAAGAGGTAGCTAAGCTTCAAACACAAAGTGTCAATATCATTATAGCTCTAGGTCATTCCACTGTAGCCAAGGACATGGAAATAGCTAAGGAAGTCGTAGGTCTTGACATGATCATCGCAGGTAACAAAAATACGTTCTACTGGGACGGTAGAACTGTCAGTAATGATGAAGAACATATCATTGTTACACAGGAATCTGGAAAGAAAGTACCAATCATTCTGTCCACAGCGTACGACAAATATCTTGGTAGCGTAAAGGTTAAATTCGATGCTGATGGAGAAATTGTTGAGTATAACGACAGTCCTATCCTTCTCGACTCAACTGTTACACAAGACTTACCATCTTTGGATTtgatcaaaaaatataattcagaaTTTGCGACAAGGTCTGAGGTACTCGGTAATACCGCTGTGGTTCTTGACGCAGAATCTTGTTCACTGCAAGAGTGCAATTTCGGTAACTTTGTGACTGATGCCATTATGTATTACTACGCTACCAGGCATGCGGGTGACAACTGGACCGACGCACCTATTGCTATCATCCACAGTGGTGCCATCGGTGCTTCTATTGCACCAACTAACCGTCCTGCTGCAGTAACAACTGCTGACGTACTATCTGCCTTGCCGATTGAAAGCAATTTAGTAGCTGTCACTATGAACGGAAGAATCCTCACTCAGGTTTTGGAACATTCCGTCTCCGATTACAACCAAAATCAGCCGACTGGACAGTTCCTCCAGTTTTCTGGTATCCGTGCTGAGTTTGATTTAGAGAAAGAGCCTGGTTCTAGGTTGGTGAACGCTGTTGTGCGTTGCTGGGAATGCTTCGTGCCAGAATTTTACACGATTGATGAATGGAGAAACTACAAAGTCTTGATGCCTGCAGCGTTGGCCAATGGGCAGTTTGGATATAGTATGCTTGTAGGACTTACTAGGGAAGTGCTTGTATACGATGAAGTGACATGTACTTCTGAATTCATCACTTTGAGGACTCCGGTTTACCCTGAAGTGGCAGGTCGTATC tcCCTGGGAAACCATGAACTTGATAATGGCGTATCTGGACTTACTCCATTTATTGAAGCACTTACTTGCCCAGTTTTAGCCGCCAACCTCAACCTTGCGAGAGTCCCCGAATTACTAGTCGAACGTAATTTAATGGATTCCATTGTATTTGATATAAACGGTACTAGGATCGGTGTCATTGGATATTTAACACCTGACACCCAATTCTTAGCCATCAGAAATGATATCAAATACATCGAAGAGGTGACCGCGATAAAGAAAGAAGCAGCTAAATTGAAAAATCGAGGAGTGAATATCCTTATAGCTCTTGGTCATTCTGGTTTCACGAAAGATTTGGAAATTGCTGAAAAGGTGGAAGATATAGATCTAGTCATTGGTGGCCATACTAATACATTTTTGTGGAATGGAACCAGCCCTGATATAGAGACACCAGAAGGCCCTTACCCAACTTTGGTAAAGCAAAAATCTGGTCGATTCGTACCTGCGGTTCAGGCTTACGCATACACAAAGTACCTGGGAAAATTACACATTATATTTGATTCACAGGGTGAAATTGTGAGCTTTAATGGAAACCCTATTCTTCTAGATAAATCAATACCACAAGATCCTTCTGTATTAGAAATTGTGAATCGTTACCGCGCAGATATAAGGCTTATAACAGAACAAGTTGTTGGCACTACTCCAGTGGTTCTAGACGGAGATACTTGTCGCCTTAGAGAGTGTAATATGGGAAACTTGATAACCGACGCGATGGTTGAAAGATACGCCGCAGATTATAATGGAACCGGTTGGACCGATGCCCCAATTGCGATCATGCAAGGTGGTGGAATAAGATCTTCCATAGCTCATATAATCCTACCGGCAAATATAACTAAAGGAGATTTATTGAGAGTGATGCCTTTTGACGGGAACCTCGTAAAGCTAACACTAAATGGTCGGGCTGTTAGAAAGATGTTAGAACATTCAGTAGCAAAGTATTATCCAGCTCGGCCGCCTGGACCGTTCCTACAAATGTCGGGAATTAAAGTGGAATATGATTTCCGCAACTACCCGGGGCTACGAGTTGTCGATGTTCACATGCGGTGTGGTAATTGCCTCAACCCTGAATACAGTGTTCTGAATTATACTGCGGAATACAACATTTTGATGCCGGCGTTTTTGGCGATGGGCGGCGATGGGTACTCC TCGCTTGGAAATCATGAGTTCGACAATGGCGTTAGCGGGCTGACTCCATTCATAGAAAACTTGACATGTCCAGTATTAACTGCCAATCTTGTCCTTACCAAAGTGCCCGAGTTGGCCAAAGAAACGAATCTCAAGAAATCCATTGTACTTGAAGTTGCCGGACACAAAATTGGAATAGTCGGGTACTTGACACCAGACACTAAAGTGTTAGCTGTTCCAAACGACGTCGAGTACAGCGATGAAATAGAAGCAATTAAGAAAGAAGTAAAGAAATTACAAGAAGACggaattagtattattattggTTTAGGACACTCCGGGTTCTTAAAGGACTTGGAAATAGCCAAAGAAGTAGATGGTATAGACTTAGTTATAGGTGGTCATACAAATACTTTCCTGTGGAATGGCACTAGCCCCGATTCAGAAGAAGCGCAAGGACCTTATCCAACCTACGTTACGCAAGCATCTGGTAGAAGGGTGCCAGTAGTACAAGCTTACGCTTACACCAAATACTTGGGAAAATTACACATCATATTTGATGCTAATGGTGAAATAATTAGCATTGATGGAATACCGATTTTGTTGGACAATTCGATCCCTCAAGATCCCGATGTAGTGCGAATTATCAACAAATATAGAGACGGCGTACTTAATATAACGGAAGATGTTCTCGGGTACACGTCTGTTATTCTGGACGGTAGTAGCTGTCATATTAGAGAATGTAATCTTGGAAACCTGATCACTGACGCAATGGTGTTTAGATACGCTGTGGACTACACAGGCGAACATTGGACAGATGCACCAATAGCTCTAATACAGGGAGGTGGAATTAGATCATCTGTAGCACACGCAAAAATGCCAGCAAATATAACGAAAGGTGATTTACTAACTGTCATGCCATTTGATGGGCAAGCAGTTGCCGTGACCATGAACGGAAGTATTCTTCTACAAATGATTGAACACTCT TGTCTTGGAAACCATGAATTCGACGAAGCTGTGGATGGAGTTATACCATTCATTAGAAACCTGAGTGCACCGGTCTTAGCAGCTAACCTCATACTAGACAAAGTACCTGCTCTACGGAATGAGCCAAACCTTTATAACTCTATAGTAATAACAAAGAATCGAGTCAAAATAGGCATTATTGGATATTTAACACCAGAAACTAAATATCTTGCACCAAGAAACGATGTTGAGTATGAAGATGAAATCCCGGCTTTGAGGAGAGAGGTCAAAAAGTTAAAGGAACAGGATGTCAACATTCTAATAGCTCTTGGACACTCTGGATTTGTCAAAGACTTAAAGATTGCGCAAGAAGTTGAAGACCTAGATCTAGTCATTGGAGGACATTCAAACACTTTCCTTTTGAACAACATCACAACTACAGAGATGCCTGAAGAAAGACAAGGTCCCTACCCCGTAGAAGTAACTCAGGCTGACGGTAGAATAGTTAGAGTAGTACAAGCATATGCCTACACAAAATACATGGgtaaattgcatttaatttttgattCCCAAGGAGAGATAATAGAATGTGACGGAGATCCGATTCTATTGAATCAAGACATACCGAGAGACCCTGAACTTTTGGTAACGATCAACAAATATAGGGAAGACATGGACCGCATTAGTAATGAAGTAGTCGGACAATCTTACGTTTTCCTGGAAGGAGATTGCCGATTAAGGGAATGTAATTTGGGAGACTTGATAGCTGATGCTATGTTGAACTACACGAGGGAGAAATATCAAGATCAGTATCCTGATGTAAATATCGCGTTAGTTCAAGGTGGAAGGATACGTTCATCTATCGACCACAGCGCTAGCGGAACACCGTTTTCGTTGACTAGAGGCGACTGGATCACAGTACTGCCGTTTTCTGACACACTAGCGATAGTCACAATGAACGGTACTGTATTGAAACAAAGTTTAGAACACTCGGTATCAACCTGGCGAGTTGTTGACAGTACGGGTCAGTTCCAACAGTTTTCAGGGATGCAAGTGGCGTATGATTTAGCCAAGCCTGTAGGCTCTCGAGTTGTAAAAGCTAAAGCGGTTTGTTCCAACTGTGGAGACTATACATTGCAAGATATACAAGAcgattatgaatataaaatgatgATGCCGTCTTTCTTAGCTAATGGTGGAGATGGATATACAATGTTTACTGAACTTTTTAAAGAAACACTAGTTTATAATGAACTGAATTGTGTTTTGCATTATATTGGGAAGTATAGCCCTATAAATCAGCAATTGGATGGCCGgattaaaatactaaatgaaGATAAAGTTCAAGCGAGTGAAATTACTTCGGAAAATCAAGGTAGAGGCTTTCCTTCAAGTGGTGTAGTTATTCAGAATAGTCTGAAATGGTATTACGTACTTATTATTGTATTAGTTTCTTACAAGTATTCATTTGTATTGTTGTAA
- the Smyd4-4 gene encoding SET and MYND domain containing, class 4, member 4: MDVTSNAPYKTIDECYNLVISKLTALGKVKEVSTDLMTKDSNDSRVLYIYNLLEELGYLPILKSNPKDNKVAKHYRCLGNQCFAQKKNCEAWQYYNLSLLYCCDVSEDFIYAVSNRSAVFHEMKKYEECLEDIKFVFNTEFPEALKDKLLKRKQLCEAELAEEIATDKNEAIIADILTMKSPKDEKYLSSSSKLKVVYSREMGRHVIANEDIEVGEVLVQEEPYLTVLLKSQFLFTCAHCLSRKLNLYPCMGCTYALYCSEECREEAYKKYHALECPVMASMVSYNFTKMDWLALRTSLKSRCEYDDWFDVFEVSIDADANVNTRNWGCVKVADKWVYESKNYTSIHTLATNVDIRSISDIFRKSLTAAVLLHLLALSKYIRCEGQELLTDHCIKYVADNLLRHIMTSPTNMHGISSNIENSEGKFLDECNIASGAYAFLSLLNHSCSPNVVRYSKLGTGQMTLLAIRPIKKGMQIFDNYGYHHALQNRDTRRANLKFQYKFDCNCKACVDDWPTHEKATSAKDLPADILQKTEVCLDKEVIAKLMTGDKETAVKYFKPLCELIGVLDAFAPCRELAECQEAMKQCLAIFHGTIPYSCSEILDWEAIPQC; encoded by the exons ATGGATGTAACAAGCAATGCACCTTACAAAACTATAGATGAATGCTACAATTTAGTCATTAGTAAATTGACTGCTCTAGGAAAAGTTAAAGAAGTATCTACTGACCTGATGACAAAAGACTCTAATGATTCCAgagttttgtatatttataatctcCTTGAGGAGCTAGGGTATCTTCCAATTCTCAAGTCAAACCCTAAAGACAACAAGGTAGCAAAACACTACCGTTGTCTTGGTAACCAATGTTTTGCTCAAAAGAAAAATTGTGAAGCATGGCAATACTACAACTTGTCTTTACTCTATTGTTGTGATGTCTCTGAGGATTTTATTTATGCTGTTTCTAATAGATCAGCTGTATTTCATGAAATGAAGAAGTATGAAGAATGCCTGGAagatataaaatttgtatttaatacagAATTTCCCGAAGCCTTAAAAGacaaacttttaaaaagaaaacagttaTGTGAGGCTGAATTAGCAGAAGAGATAGCAACTGATAAAAATGAGGCTATAATTGCTGACATATTAACAATGAAAAGTCCAAAAGATGAGAAATATTTGAGTTCAAGCTCAAAGTTGAAGGTGGTTTATTCAAGAGAGATGGGCCGACATGTAATTGCCAATGAAGATATAGAAGTTGGAGAAGTATTGGTTCAGGAGGAACCTTATTTAACAGTCCTGCTTAAATCTCAATTCCTGTTTACATGTGCTCATTGTCTCTCTAGAAAATTGAATCTGTATCCTTGTATGGGTTGCACCTATGCTTTATATTGCTCAGAAGAATGTAGAGAAGAGGCCTATAAAAAGTACCATGCATTAGAATGCCCCGTAATGGCATCCATGGTATCATACAACTTTACGAAAATGGATTGGCTGGCACTAAGAACTTCATTAAAATCAAGATGTGAATATGATGATTGGTTTGATGTTTTCGAAGTCTCTATAGATGCAGATGCTAATGTTAATACTCGTAACTGGGGTTGTGTTAAAGTTGCTGATAAATGGGTTTATGAGTCAAAAAATTACACCTCTATTCACACACTAGCCACCAATGTTGACATAAGATCTATATCAGATATATTCCGGAAAAGTCTTACTGCAGCTGTGCTCTTACACTTATTGGCTCTATCGAAATATATAAGATGTGAAGGTCAGGAGCTTCTGACAGACCATTGTATTAAATACGTGGCTGATAATCTGTTACGTCACATTATGACCAGTCCTACCAACATGCATGGTATAAGTTCCAATATTGAGAACTCTGAAGGGAAATTTTTAGATGAATGTAACATAGCAAGTGGTGCTTATGCATTTCTCAGTTTGTTGAACCACTCCTGTTCACCAAATGTTGTGAGGTACAGTAAGTTGGGCACTGGACAGATGACTTTGCTTGCGATCAGACCTATCAAGAAGGGGATGCAGATCTTTGATAACTATGG ATACCACCACGCATTGCAAAATCGGGATACTCGGAGAGCAAACCTTAAGTTCCAATACAAATTCGACTGCAACTGCAAAGCCTGCGTCGACGATTGGCCAACCCACGAAAAAGCAACATCAGCAAAAGACTTACCGGCTGACATTCTACAGAAGACCGAAGTATGTTTGGACAAAGAAGTAATTGCTAAACTGATGACAGGTGACAAAGAAACTGCTGTGAAGTACTTCAAGCCTTTGTGTGAGTTGATTGGAGTCCTTGATGCGTTTGCTCCTTGTAGGGAGCTGGCTGAATGTCAGGAGGCTATGAAACAGTGCCTGGCTATATTCCATGGTACTATACCGTATAGTTGTAGCGAGATACTGGATTGGGAAGCGATTCCACAGTGTTAA
- the OSCP1 gene encoding organic solute carrier partner 1 — MSHFATPFIVVNLGCEMIFVIEQRLKAQSISVDKSERVLTDVVTVLLHPKLLEELFTPQPVATHTVIKQLLQDISATSIMKLDDYSMSKLWDLMTMIFKWQLSVATNQNIFDISRRHLRSVAMLMPQFFPKCMIEQAMRRFENLARRFTDDDYKCLSNTLILWFSEYHTKISVLMRLGLQKKDGSFNLPSTISTNVLNNVGENIYKYDNKKNPIEEYESRCADTSEINCLLASIEKAHSNNKVELQLPIEFGDQASKKKVLEIARDIHYESIDTSVKVKNTDLTFVPDIPKSPQEDLLAMLGEETEL, encoded by the exons ATGTCTCACTTTGCGACACCATTTATTGTGGTCAATTTGGGCTGTGAGATGATTTTCGTGATTGAGCAGAGGTTGAAAGCTCAAAGTATTTCAGTGGACAAATCTGAAAGAG taCTTACCGATGTTGTGACTGTACTCCTTCATCCAAAGCTCCTGGAGGAACTATTTACTCCACAACCGGTGGCTACACACACTGTTATAAAGCAGTTACTTCAAGACATATCCGCGACATCCATAATGAAACTTGATGACTACTCCATGAGCAAGTTATGGGACCTCATGACAATGATTTTCAAGTGGCAACTATCCGTAGCTacaaatcaaaacatatttgaTATCAGTCGCCGACACCTGAGAAGTGTTGCCATGTTAATGCCGCAATTTTTCCCTAAATGTATGATTGAGCAAGCAATGAGAAGATTCGAAAATCTAGCTCGTCGATTCACTGATGATGATTATAAATGTCTCAGCAACACGCTTATACTTTGGTTCTCAGAATATCATACGAAAATTTCAGTACTGATGAGGCTAGGTCTCCAGAAGAAAGATGGAAGTTTCAATTTGCCTTCTACTATCAGTACAAATGTCTTAAATAATGTTGgtgaaaacatttataaatacgaCAATAAAAAGAATCCAATTGAAGAATATGAGAGTCGTTGTGCCGACACTAGTGAAATAAACTGTCTTTTGGCATCAATTGAAAAAGCTCATTCTAATAACAAAGTGGAACTCCAGTTACCAATTGAATTTGGAGATCAGGCTTCAAAGAAAAAGGTTCTTGAAATAGCAAGAGACATACATTATGAATCAATCGACACTAGTGTTAAAGTTAAAAACACTGATCTTACTTTCGTTCCTGATATTCCTAAATCACCACAAGAGGATTTATTGGCCATGCTAGGTGAAGAAACTGAACTGTGA